In a genomic window of Spirochaetaceae bacterium:
- a CDS encoding ABC transporter permease, protein MSTRANVEEGYFVASQWQLMWRKYRRHKLAFVGTSVLALLYLFGIFCEFFAPYDPYRRNADFTFAPPQRIRFISDEGLHLRPFVYGWQRERDPVTLRPVYTVDRGARYPIRFLVRGDEYKFWNLVRTDVHLFGVADGQAAFLFGTDKLGRDLFSRNLYASRVSLSVGLVGVAISFVLGCILGGISGYYGGAIDTAIQRVVEILISIPTIPLWMALAAALPVTWSPIEVYFGVTIVLSVIGWTGLARVVRGKLLELREADFVMAAQIAGASEARVIGLHLLPSFFSYLVVNLTLAVPYMMLGETALSFLGLGIRAPAVSWGALLKEGQNIRTVAQSPWLLIPGLFVILSVLGFNFVGDGLRDAADPYKD, encoded by the coding sequence ATGAGCACGCGGGCGAACGTCGAAGAGGGCTATTTCGTAGCCTCGCAGTGGCAGCTCATGTGGCGCAAGTACAGGCGCCACAAGCTCGCCTTCGTGGGCACGAGCGTGCTGGCGCTGCTCTACCTGTTCGGCATCTTCTGCGAGTTCTTCGCCCCCTACGACCCCTACCGGCGCAACGCCGACTTCACCTTCGCGCCGCCGCAACGCATCCGCTTCATCAGCGACGAGGGGCTGCACCTGCGCCCGTTCGTGTACGGTTGGCAACGGGAACGCGACCCCGTCACCCTGCGCCCGGTGTACACGGTGGACCGCGGCGCCCGCTACCCGATCCGGTTCCTGGTGCGCGGCGACGAGTACAAGTTCTGGAACCTCGTGCGCACCGACGTCCACCTGTTCGGGGTGGCGGACGGCCAGGCGGCGTTCCTGTTCGGCACCGACAAGCTCGGCCGCGACCTGTTTTCGCGCAACCTGTACGCGTCACGGGTGTCGCTGTCGGTGGGGCTGGTGGGGGTGGCGATCAGCTTCGTGCTCGGCTGCATCCTCGGCGGCATCTCGGGCTACTACGGCGGCGCCATCGACACCGCGATCCAGCGGGTGGTGGAGATCCTGATCTCGATTCCGACCATCCCCCTGTGGATGGCGCTGGCGGCCGCCCTGCCGGTGACCTGGTCGCCGATCGAAGTGTACTTCGGGGTGACCATCGTGCTGTCGGTAATCGGCTGGACCGGGCTGGCGCGGGTGGTGCGCGGCAAGCTGCTGGAACTGAGGGAGGCGGACTTCGTGATGGCGGCGCAGATCGCCGGCGCGTCCGAGGCGCGGGTGATCGGCCTGCACCTGCTGCCGTCGTTCTTCAGCTACCTGGTCGTCAACCTGACCCTGGCCGTTCCCTACATGATGCTCGGCGAGACGGCGCTGAGCTTCCTGGGCCTGGGCATCCGGGCGCCGGCGGTGAGCTGGGGCGCGCTGCTCAAGGAGGGCCAGAACATCAGGACCGTGGCACAGTCGCCCTGGCTCTTGATACCCGGCCTGTTCGTGATCCTGTCGGTGCTCGGCTTCAACTTCGTCGGCGACGGCCTCCGCGACGCCGCCGACCCCTACAAGGATTGA
- a CDS encoding ATP-binding protein has translation MNPLENPFAPGAGVPPPELAGRDDLLDAIHVSAQRTRRRLAARSVLLLGLRGVGKTVVLGRAQERAAEAGITTVMVEASDRSALPAQLAAELHGALLRMSRQRRVRALATRALGVLSGFVAALKVKYGDVELGISAPVQPGVADSGDLELDLVALFETLGSAASASDTALFVIVDELQYVPKAELAALCAALHRAAQRRLPILLAGAGLPQTRAQVADAKTYAERLFEFREVGALDEPASEDAVAIPIREHEAEICPDALAMIVAETKGYPYFLQEWGKHVWDIAERSPIAAGDVTRASDEVTAALDAGFFRARFDRLTPAQKRYLRAMAELGPGPHRSGEIARELGRKVTALGPTRAQLIAKGMVWSAARGDTAFTVPLFDRFMRRIMPAPDWR, from the coding sequence GTGAATCCGTTGGAGAACCCCTTCGCGCCGGGCGCGGGAGTGCCGCCGCCCGAGCTGGCCGGGCGGGATGACCTGCTCGACGCCATCCACGTGTCTGCCCAACGGACGCGCCGGCGACTGGCCGCGCGTAGCGTCCTGCTCCTCGGCCTGCGCGGCGTGGGCAAGACGGTGGTGCTCGGGCGGGCGCAGGAGCGGGCCGCCGAGGCCGGAATCACCACGGTCATGGTCGAGGCCAGCGACCGCAGCGCCCTGCCGGCGCAGCTCGCCGCCGAGCTGCACGGCGCGCTGCTGCGCATGTCGCGGCAACGGCGCGTACGCGCGTTGGCCACCCGCGCCCTCGGAGTCCTCTCCGGCTTCGTGGCGGCGCTCAAGGTGAAGTACGGCGACGTGGAACTGGGCATCAGCGCACCGGTCCAGCCGGGTGTCGCCGACAGCGGCGACCTGGAACTCGACCTGGTAGCACTGTTCGAGACCCTCGGCTCGGCGGCATCCGCGTCGGATACCGCGCTGTTCGTGATTGTCGACGAGTTGCAGTACGTGCCGAAGGCGGAGTTGGCCGCGCTGTGTGCCGCGCTGCATCGCGCCGCGCAGCGCAGGCTGCCGATTCTCCTGGCCGGCGCCGGGCTCCCGCAGACACGGGCCCAGGTCGCGGACGCCAAGACCTACGCCGAACGCCTGTTCGAGTTCCGCGAGGTCGGCGCGCTCGATGAGCCGGCGTCGGAAGACGCGGTGGCGATTCCGATCCGTGAGCATGAGGCTGAAATATGCCCGGATGCCCTGGCCATGATCGTCGCGGAGACGAAGGGCTACCCCTACTTCCTGCAGGAGTGGGGCAAGCACGTGTGGGACATCGCGGAACGTTCGCCGATCGCTGCCGGGGACGTCACGCGCGCGTCGGACGAGGTGACCGCCGCGCTCGACGCCGGGTTCTTCCGTGCCCGCTTCGACCGCCTCACCCCCGCACAGAAGCGCTACCTGCGCGCCATGGCCGAACTCGGCCCCGGCCCACACCGCTCCGGCGAGATCGCTCGGGAACTTGGCCGCAAGGTCACTGCCCTCGGCCCGACGCGCGCGCAGTTGATCGCCAAGGGCATGGTGTGGAGCGCCGCCCGCGGCGACACCGCGTTCACCGTCCCCCTGTTCGACCGCTTCATGCGCCGCATCATGCCGGCCCCCGATTGGCGCTGA
- a CDS encoding AAA family ATPase gives MELRKIGIERYKGYAQRAELELAPLTILVGPNNSGKTALAQMIQLFAGGLAPTGKAPSEPLPLESGGIQHGGSFEDLVTGRSVHGRLSVAASLVDDTGELSLSATVGNVLLPERPAARQISEWRFTSGGKEITLERCGFDDRSEYRVAVSGAATISRQLRWLGLVPLQPYELADWAEVPFDRLQTWAFGIRHLQCPRRLLPSPFRIPDDLRLFLGSDGLYTPRVLAADDELREAVRRWCRSALGTTIDVVAQGTYFDLVAGAATQDTNVSLAQSGRGLSQILPVAVMALTAQKVGQGVDIIEHPEAELHPAAHGHVAELLIENIVGPVRPLVVETHSEMLLLRIRRWVAEGKLPADNVLVYWIFAEPGSGSLLRKIRINDKGELSSWPAGVFIEDYDEILAIRRAARSNG, from the coding sequence GTGGAACTCCGCAAAATCGGGATTGAGCGCTACAAGGGCTATGCACAACGAGCGGAGTTGGAGCTCGCCCCTCTGACGATCCTCGTAGGCCCGAACAACTCTGGCAAGACGGCTCTCGCTCAGATGATCCAGTTGTTCGCCGGCGGACTGGCTCCCACGGGAAAGGCTCCTTCGGAGCCGCTTCCGCTCGAATCGGGCGGGATTCAGCACGGTGGGAGCTTCGAGGATCTGGTGACGGGGCGCAGTGTGCATGGCCGCTTGAGTGTGGCTGCGTCCCTAGTGGACGACACTGGCGAGCTATCCCTGTCGGCCACGGTTGGCAACGTCTTGTTGCCGGAACGGCCCGCTGCCCGCCAGATCTCCGAATGGCGCTTCACCAGTGGCGGCAAAGAGATCACGCTAGAGCGATGTGGGTTCGATGACCGATCGGAGTACCGTGTGGCAGTCTCAGGCGCCGCAACAATATCACGGCAGCTCCGTTGGCTAGGGCTAGTGCCGCTACAACCGTACGAACTTGCAGACTGGGCCGAAGTACCATTTGACAGACTTCAGACCTGGGCATTCGGAATCCGTCATCTGCAGTGTCCACGCAGACTCCTCCCGTCGCCGTTTCGCATACCGGACGATCTAAGGTTGTTTCTTGGGTCGGACGGTTTGTACACGCCCCGGGTGCTGGCAGCCGACGATGAGTTGAGAGAAGCGGTGCGGAGATGGTGCCGAAGCGCTCTCGGAACGACCATCGACGTCGTAGCGCAAGGCACTTACTTCGACCTCGTGGCCGGGGCGGCGACTCAAGACACGAATGTGTCACTTGCCCAATCTGGGCGAGGGCTGTCGCAGATCCTCCCGGTAGCGGTGATGGCTCTGACCGCCCAGAAGGTTGGTCAAGGTGTCGACATAATTGAACATCCCGAAGCCGAATTGCATCCGGCAGCTCACGGTCACGTCGCAGAGTTGTTGATAGAAAACATTGTTGGTCCGGTTCGTCCTTTGGTCGTCGAGACGCACTCCGAGATGCTCCTGTTGCGTATCAGACGCTGGGTTGCCGAAGGGAAGTTGCCGGCCGACAATGTTCTCGTGTATTGGATCTTTGCTGAGCCGGGGAGCGGTTCATTGCTACGCAAGATCAGAATAAATGATAAGGGTGAATTGAGTAGCTGGCCGGCCGGTGTGTTCATCGAAGACTACGACGAAATCCTTGCTATCCGTCGTGCCGCTCGTTCGAACGGATAG
- a CDS encoding serine/threonine protein kinase, translating to MSFDLLTPYVAAQAVESVIATPVDGALTAYPSYVNRVYEFGAEDGRQYVAKFYRPGRWSWQAIEEEHRLVTACAAEELPVVAPLADVDGETLHAVTAADGESEREFLFAVYPKRGGRNFDADRDRDWLRIGALVGRLHAVMAGGTAAHRLTCTPRAATARFIAELSLAGVVAPDAEDEFFALADRAVDRIAPLFKGVPLQPVHGDCHRGNILDRAAAGLLLIDFDDLMIAPAVQDLWLLLPGRVADSRRELELLLEGYEQFRPFDRRDLRLIEPLRLMRMIYYLAWSALQRHDPGFRSSFPRWGSAAFWTQEVEDLRTQLALIEAELS from the coding sequence ATGAGCTTCGACCTGCTGACCCCCTACGTGGCCGCGCAAGCGGTCGAGTCGGTCATCGCTACCCCGGTAGACGGGGCGTTGACCGCCTATCCGAGCTACGTCAACCGCGTGTACGAATTCGGCGCCGAGGATGGCCGCCAGTACGTGGCCAAGTTCTACCGGCCCGGGCGCTGGTCGTGGCAGGCGATCGAGGAGGAGCACCGCCTGGTGACCGCCTGCGCCGCCGAGGAGTTGCCGGTGGTGGCGCCGCTGGCCGACGTTGACGGCGAGACCCTGCACGCGGTGACCGCGGCGGACGGCGAATCGGAGCGAGAGTTCCTGTTTGCCGTCTACCCCAAGCGCGGCGGGCGCAACTTCGACGCCGACCGCGACCGGGACTGGCTGCGCATCGGCGCGCTGGTGGGGCGGTTGCATGCCGTGATGGCGGGCGGCACCGCCGCGCACCGGCTGACCTGTACGCCGCGGGCCGCAACTGCGCGTTTCATCGCCGAGCTGTCGCTTGCGGGCGTCGTGGCGCCCGATGCGGAGGACGAGTTCTTCGCCCTGGCGGACCGCGCCGTCGACCGCATCGCGCCGCTGTTCAAGGGGGTGCCCCTGCAGCCGGTGCACGGCGACTGCCACCGCGGCAACATCCTGGACCGCGCCGCCGCCGGCCTGCTGCTGATCGACTTCGACGACCTGATGATCGCCCCGGCGGTGCAGGATCTGTGGCTGCTGCTGCCGGGGAGGGTGGCGGACAGCCGGCGCGAGCTGGAGCTGCTGCTGGAGGGCTACGAGCAGTTCCGTCCGTTCGACCGCCGCGACCTGCGGCTGATCGAGCCGCTACGCCTGATGCGCATGATCTACTACCTGGCCTGGTCCGCGCTGCAGCGCCACGACCCCGGGTTCCGCTCGTCGTTTCCCCGGTGGGGCAGCGCGGCATTCTGGACCCAGGAGGTCGAGGACCTGCGCACCCAACTCGCCCTCATCGAAGCCGAACTCTCCTGA
- a CDS encoding phytanoyl-CoA dioxygenase family protein: protein MAPYMTGLIDSFNRDGFLVVRDAIPGAVLDAFIGVLEAEVDRRAGAMFERGEISDPCADEPFATRWYRIWEERGGEPKPPTWHACVFGPELYALWTHAAILDAVELVVGPEIQASGDYILRPKLPSLNLLPWHQDSGYMPATEQYPWPTVWVPFVRVHAGSGAMQFIPGSHRQPIREHRKSDGAVYATPERDPAAGREVVTPELDRGDFVIFSNYVFHRSTAGRDPSVRWSIDFRFSPAGTPVGDHLWFHGMTHVVRSARDPGLIPSWDEVVAQWERSPQRVKSP, encoded by the coding sequence ATGGCGCCATACATGACCGGGCTGATCGATTCTTTCAACCGGGACGGGTTTCTCGTCGTGCGCGATGCCATTCCGGGCGCGGTGCTGGATGCATTCATCGGGGTGCTGGAGGCGGAGGTGGACCGGCGCGCCGGGGCGATGTTCGAGCGCGGCGAGATTTCCGACCCCTGCGCCGACGAGCCGTTCGCCACCCGCTGGTACCGCATCTGGGAGGAGCGCGGCGGAGAGCCCAAGCCTCCCACCTGGCATGCCTGCGTGTTCGGCCCCGAACTGTACGCCCTGTGGACGCACGCGGCGATTCTCGACGCGGTGGAGCTGGTGGTGGGCCCGGAGATCCAGGCCAGCGGTGACTACATCCTGCGCCCCAAGCTGCCGTCGCTGAACCTGTTGCCGTGGCACCAGGACTCCGGCTACATGCCGGCCACCGAGCAGTATCCGTGGCCGACGGTGTGGGTGCCGTTCGTGCGGGTGCACGCCGGCAGCGGCGCCATGCAGTTCATCCCCGGCTCGCACCGGCAGCCGATCCGGGAGCACCGCAAGAGCGACGGCGCGGTCTACGCGACGCCGGAGCGCGACCCGGCCGCGGGGCGCGAGGTGGTGACGCCGGAGCTGGACCGAGGCGACTTCGTGATCTTCAGCAACTACGTGTTCCACCGTTCCACCGCCGGCCGGGACCCGTCGGTGCGCTGGTCGATCGACTTCCGGTTCAGCCCCGCCGGCACGCCGGTGGGCGACCACCTGTGGTTCCACGGCATGACCCACGTGGTGCGCAGCGCCCGCGATCCGGGCCTGATTCCGAGCTGGGACGAGGTGGTGGCGCAGTGGGAGCGTAGCCCGCAGCGGGTCAAGAGCCCGTAG
- a CDS encoding ABC transporter permease, producing MGTYIVRRLFYMVITLLVTSLISFTIIQLPPGDYLTTYMEMLSRQGLDVTEEQIRSLETEYGLDLPFHAQYLKWLWKMLQGDLGRSFKFNKQVTTLLAERVPLTVAISTLTLIFVYVVAIPIGVYSATHQYSAGDYTVTVLGFAGLATPNFLLALVLMFVFFRFFGLSAGGLFSPEYIVAPWSLGKVWDLLKHLPIPIIVIGTAGTASIIRVMRGSLLDELARQYVITARAKGVTESRLLFKYPVRMAVNPIISTVGWTLPVIVSGETITAIVLSLPTVGPLLFNALLSQDMYLAGSIVMVLVVLTVIGTFLSDIMLAWIDPRIRYERAAAA from the coding sequence ATGGGCACCTACATCGTCCGCCGGCTGTTCTACATGGTCATCACGCTACTGGTGACCTCGCTGATCTCCTTCACGATCATCCAGCTCCCTCCCGGTGACTACCTGACCACCTACATGGAGATGCTCAGCCGCCAGGGTCTCGATGTCACCGAGGAGCAGATCCGCTCCCTGGAAACCGAGTACGGGCTCGACCTGCCGTTCCACGCCCAGTACCTGAAGTGGCTGTGGAAGATGCTGCAGGGCGACCTGGGCCGGTCGTTCAAGTTCAACAAGCAGGTCACCACGCTGCTCGCCGAACGGGTCCCGCTCACCGTCGCCATCTCCACGCTGACGCTGATCTTCGTGTACGTGGTGGCGATCCCGATCGGCGTCTACTCGGCCACGCACCAGTACTCCGCCGGCGACTACACCGTTACCGTGCTCGGCTTCGCGGGCCTGGCCACGCCCAACTTCCTGCTCGCCCTGGTGCTGATGTTCGTGTTCTTCAGGTTCTTCGGCCTGAGCGCCGGCGGGCTGTTCTCGCCCGAGTACATCGTCGCTCCCTGGAGCCTGGGCAAGGTGTGGGACCTGCTCAAGCACCTGCCGATTCCGATCATCGTGATCGGCACCGCCGGCACCGCGAGCATCATCCGCGTAATGCGCGGCTCCCTGCTCGACGAGCTGGCGCGGCAGTACGTGATCACCGCGCGCGCCAAGGGGGTGACCGAGAGCAGGCTGCTGTTCAAGTACCCGGTGCGGATGGCGGTGAATCCCATCATCAGCACCGTCGGATGGACGCTGCCGGTGATCGTGTCCGGCGAGACCATCACCGCCATCGTGCTCAGCCTGCCGACGGTCGGCCCGCTGCTGTTCAACGCCCTGCTGAGCCAGGACATGTACCTGGCCGGCAGCATCGTGATGGTGCTGGTGGTGCTGACCGTGATCGGCACCTTCCTGTCCGACATCATGCTGGCCTGGATCGATCCGCGCATCCGCTACGAACGGGCGGCGGCGGCGTAG
- a CDS encoding ABC transporter substrate-binding protein, translating into MKGFDSVIRFLLAAVLLAVLVPVAVTAGGADEDTEGTTEAATATASAGRYNEVPMLEPLVASGELPPVDERVPDEPLVIEPIEMVGRYGGTLNVVANSDVIWQDVQPANFNTYMLHLLESGDIVGNFAKDYEFSDDAQTLTLYLRAGAKWSDGAPFTADDVLFMLNDMHKHDGVNTGWKVQWTNLASHADKVDDRTVRIHFPQPEPIVLVQLALWMGGEWVVYSPKHYLKNWHADYNDKAADVAKEEGFDSWGQALVFHWDPPPQNDLDKPTMNPWRPTNIATTVHTYERNPFFWQVDTGGNQLPYIDNVVATIVDPEVYQLKIIAGEADVAFFWTTFQNYALYKENEEQGNYNVHLIPGVFGNEAAFAIHQTIDDPVLRGLFRDLRFRQAMSLAIDRDEINEVVFFGQAVPRQATIPPGASYYKESWANDYAEYDPDRANALLDDMGLTARDSDGFRLGPDGETIVLLIEASIMETEMGVVELVKAYWDEVGLKTEVKPEEPTLWSQRTHAADHAIIPQRLFTSEEVQIFAGGALLGGGQLEWDTFWVQWLEANDEIERGAKTLDDFGGTLPGEEPPDEIKQHWQWRQDWTKTVFRSAEYDDLAEKIFDFYAEQLFVIGTVGLLPTPYIAKKNIGNVPTKYLPGLTDYAGDLNFFSHQLFFKN; encoded by the coding sequence GTGAAGGGATTCGATTCTGTCATCAGGTTTCTGCTGGCCGCCGTGTTGTTGGCGGTCCTGGTTCCGGTCGCGGTGACCGCCGGGGGCGCCGACGAGGACACGGAAGGGACGACGGAGGCGGCGACGGCCACCGCGTCCGCGGGGCGCTACAACGAGGTGCCGATGCTGGAGCCGCTCGTTGCCTCCGGCGAGTTGCCGCCGGTCGACGAGCGGGTGCCGGACGAGCCGCTGGTGATCGAGCCGATCGAGATGGTGGGCCGCTACGGCGGCACCCTGAACGTGGTGGCCAACAGCGACGTGATCTGGCAGGACGTGCAGCCGGCCAACTTCAACACCTACATGCTGCACCTCCTGGAGAGCGGCGACATCGTCGGCAACTTCGCCAAGGACTACGAGTTCTCCGACGACGCGCAGACCCTCACGCTGTACCTGCGGGCCGGCGCCAAGTGGTCGGACGGGGCGCCGTTCACGGCCGACGACGTCCTGTTCATGCTCAACGACATGCACAAGCACGACGGCGTGAACACCGGCTGGAAGGTGCAGTGGACCAACCTCGCGAGCCACGCGGACAAGGTCGACGACCGCACGGTGCGGATCCACTTTCCGCAGCCGGAGCCGATCGTGCTGGTGCAACTCGCGCTGTGGATGGGCGGCGAGTGGGTGGTGTACTCCCCGAAGCACTACCTGAAGAACTGGCACGCCGACTACAACGACAAGGCCGCCGACGTGGCCAAGGAGGAAGGCTTCGACAGTTGGGGGCAGGCGCTGGTGTTCCACTGGGATCCTCCGCCGCAGAACGACCTCGACAAGCCGACCATGAATCCGTGGCGGCCGACCAACATCGCCACCACCGTGCACACCTACGAGCGCAACCCGTTCTTCTGGCAGGTCGACACCGGCGGCAACCAGCTCCCCTACATCGACAACGTGGTCGCCACCATCGTCGACCCGGAGGTGTACCAGTTGAAGATCATCGCCGGCGAGGCGGACGTGGCGTTCTTCTGGACCACCTTCCAGAACTACGCCCTGTACAAGGAGAACGAAGAGCAGGGCAACTACAACGTGCACCTGATCCCCGGCGTGTTCGGCAACGAGGCCGCGTTCGCCATCCACCAGACCATCGACGACCCGGTGCTGCGCGGGCTGTTCCGCGACCTGCGCTTCCGGCAGGCGATGTCCCTGGCGATCGACCGCGACGAGATCAACGAGGTGGTGTTCTTCGGCCAGGCGGTGCCGCGTCAGGCCACCATCCCGCCCGGCGCCAGCTACTACAAGGAATCCTGGGCCAACGACTACGCGGAGTACGATCCGGACCGCGCCAACGCGCTGCTTGACGACATGGGGCTGACCGCGCGCGACTCCGACGGCTTCCGCCTGGGGCCGGACGGCGAGACCATCGTCCTGCTCATCGAGGCGAGCATCATGGAGACCGAGATGGGCGTGGTCGAGCTGGTCAAGGCGTACTGGGACGAGGTGGGCCTGAAGACCGAGGTAAAGCCGGAAGAGCCGACGCTGTGGAGCCAGCGCACCCACGCCGCCGACCACGCGATCATTCCGCAACGCCTGTTTACCAGCGAGGAGGTGCAGATCTTCGCCGGCGGCGCCCTGCTGGGCGGCGGCCAGCTCGAGTGGGATACCTTCTGGGTGCAGTGGTTGGAGGCGAACGACGAGATCGAACGCGGTGCCAAGACCCTGGACGACTTCGGCGGCACGCTGCCGGGCGAGGAACCGCCCGACGAGATCAAGCAGCATTGGCAGTGGCGGCAGGACTGGACCAAGACCGTGTTCCGTTCCGCGGAGTACGACGATCTGGCCGAGAAGATCTTCGACTTCTACGCCGAACAACTGTTCGTGATCGGCACCGTCGGGCTGCTGCCCACGCCCTACATCGCCAAGAAGAACATCGGCAACGTGCCCACGAAGTATCTGCCCGGCCTCACCGACTACGCCGGCGACCTGAATTTCTTCTCCCACCAACTGTTCTTCAAGAACTAG
- a CDS encoding DUF262 domain-containing protein has translation MVERIAAGKIRVPRFQRAFVWKQADLHALLDSILRGFPIGSILVWDTEEDIESSERIGPIEITSNPGGVVGYLLDGQQRVSTLIGTLRLTEDNEHTVDEVDWRVFCNLETLEFHRAPRPADRLGPQHFPVSSLLNTVGFFESCRRIQSEVDDADQRQRLLDEADRLASAFRDYQLPLIHIREADLDSAVAVFARLNRTGRKMAADEMVSALTYQRGQFHLAQKLNEFKAELEKERFGNLDRVFLLRAVLAALGRDIYAKDWADLMVKTEVRDKLPDAFESATEGIRRALAYLKHCGVTSDRLLPYGLQLVMLGEFFRQCPQPPANVAELLDRWFWVTSFTGWFGGVNTAQAELALGEMRRLAIGTGVGFSVVDLEAPAQPFPERFDGRSARVRAFLLYLASLKPRSLLEDEDLDPGELLSILGTRAVGYVLSNFPGRRDLVRSPANRMFLDRVHVGQAFGALRTTKDDRLMRILRSHGFPFDSLQRLRSDDRTGLIESRLQALINGERDFMNGRNVTLPSEQTAATIADSDVSDDEYSDLEIGDSGAASG, from the coding sequence TTGGTTGAACGCATCGCCGCCGGAAAAATACGGGTGCCGAGATTTCAACGTGCTTTCGTGTGGAAGCAGGCAGACCTGCACGCGCTTCTGGATAGTATTCTGCGAGGATTTCCCATCGGGTCCATACTTGTCTGGGACACGGAGGAGGACATAGAATCCTCCGAGCGTATTGGGCCAATTGAGATCACTTCGAATCCGGGTGGCGTGGTGGGTTACTTGCTCGATGGACAGCAGCGTGTTTCCACCCTCATTGGCACCTTGCGACTGACCGAGGACAATGAGCACACCGTGGACGAAGTCGACTGGCGCGTATTCTGTAACCTTGAGACGTTGGAGTTCCATCGAGCACCGAGGCCGGCAGACCGCCTTGGACCACAACACTTCCCGGTTAGCAGCTTACTCAATACTGTTGGATTCTTCGAATCATGCCGTCGCATACAATCGGAAGTCGATGACGCAGACCAGAGGCAGCGACTGCTTGACGAAGCGGATCGTCTTGCAAGCGCTTTTCGAGACTATCAGCTGCCCCTTATTCATATCCGCGAGGCCGACCTCGACAGTGCGGTTGCCGTGTTCGCCCGACTGAACCGCACGGGTCGGAAGATGGCTGCGGACGAAATGGTGTCCGCGCTGACCTATCAGAGAGGACAGTTCCACCTCGCGCAAAAGCTGAACGAGTTTAAGGCAGAACTCGAAAAGGAACGATTTGGCAATCTCGACCGCGTCTTCCTCCTCCGAGCGGTGCTGGCAGCACTCGGACGCGACATCTACGCCAAGGATTGGGCAGACCTGATGGTCAAGACGGAAGTCCGGGACAAGCTGCCGGATGCTTTCGAGTCTGCAACGGAGGGCATCCGCCGTGCGCTCGCGTACCTGAAACATTGTGGCGTAACGTCAGATCGGCTACTACCCTACGGACTCCAACTCGTGATGTTGGGCGAGTTCTTCCGGCAGTGTCCGCAGCCGCCGGCGAATGTCGCTGAACTTCTGGACCGCTGGTTTTGGGTGACGTCGTTCACGGGTTGGTTCGGAGGAGTAAATACCGCGCAAGCCGAGCTTGCTTTGGGCGAAATGCGTCGTTTAGCCATTGGCACGGGAGTCGGGTTTAGCGTCGTTGATCTGGAAGCACCTGCGCAACCGTTTCCCGAACGCTTCGATGGCCGGAGCGCACGGGTACGCGCCTTTCTTCTCTATCTTGCATCACTGAAACCCCGTTCACTTCTTGAGGATGAGGATCTGGATCCGGGAGAATTGCTATCAATACTGGGTACGCGAGCGGTGGGGTATGTATTGTCGAATTTTCCCGGTCGTCGCGACTTAGTGCGGAGCCCAGCAAATCGGATGTTCTTGGATCGGGTGCATGTCGGCCAAGCGTTTGGCGCCCTAAGAACAACGAAGGATGACAGACTGATGAGAATACTGCGAAGTCATGGGTTTCCTTTCGACTCGCTGCAGCGGCTTCGGAGTGACGATAGGACGGGATTGATAGAGTCGCGGTTGCAGGCACTCATCAACGGCGAGCGAGACTTCATGAACGGCCGGAACGTAACGCTTCCAAGCGAACAAACGGCGGCAACGATCGCGGATAGTGACGTCTCCGATGATGAATACTCAGATCTCGAAATTGGTGATTCCGGCGCGGCTAGCGGATGA